A genomic stretch from Gorilla gorilla gorilla isolate KB3781 chromosome 20, NHGRI_mGorGor1-v2.1_pri, whole genome shotgun sequence includes:
- the LPAR2 gene encoding lysophosphatidic acid receptor 2 codes for MVIMGQCYYNETIGFFYNNSGKELSSHWRPKDVVVVALGLTVSVLVLLTNLLVIAAIASNRRFHQPIYYLLGNLAAADLFAGVAYLFLMFHTGPRTARLSLEGWFLRQGLLDTSLTASVATLLAIAVERHRSVMAVQLHSRLPRGRVVMLIVGVWVAALGLGLLPAHSWHCLCALDRCSRMAPLLSRSYLAVWALSSLLVFLLMVAVYTRIFFYVRRRVQRMAEHVSCHPRYRETTLSLVKTVVIILGAFVVCWTPGQVVLLLDGLGCESCNVLAVEKYFLLLAEANSLVNAAVYSCRDAEMRRTFRRLLCCACLRQSTRESVHYTSSAQGGASTRIMLPENGHPLMDSTL; via the exons ATGGTCATCATGGGCCAGTGCTACTACAACGAGACCATCGGCTTCTTCTATAACAACAGTGGCAAAGAGCTCAGCTCCCACTGGCGGCCCAAGGATGTGGTCGTGGTGGCACTGGGGCTGACCGTCAGCGTGCTGGTGCTGCTGACCAATCTGCTGGTCATAGCAGCCATCGCCTCCAACCGCCGCTTCCACCAGCCCATCTACTACCTGCTGGGCAACCTGGCCGCGGCTGACCTCTTCGCAGGCGTGGCCTACCTCTTCCTCATGTTCCACACTGGTCCCCGCACAGCCCGACTTTCACTTGAGGGCTGGTTCCTGCGGCAGGGCTTGCTGGACACAAGCCTTACTGCGTCGGTGGCCACACTGCTGGCCATCGCCGTGGAGCGGCACCGCAGTGTGATGGCCGTGCAGCTGCACAGCCGCCTGCCCCGCGGCCGCGTGGTCATGCTCATTGTGGGCGTGTGGGTGGCTGCCCTGGGCCTGGGGCTGCTGCCTGCCCACTCCTGGCACTGCCTCTGTGCCCTGGACCGCTGCTCACGCATGGCACCCCTGCTCAGCCGCTCCTATTTGGCCGTCTGGGCTCTGTCGAGCCTGCTTGTCTTCCTGCTCATGGTGGCTGTCTACACCCGCATTTTCTTCTACGTGCGGCGGCGAGTGCAGCGCATGGCAGAGCATGTCAGCTGCCACCCCCGCTACCGAGAGACCACGCTCAGCCTGGTCAAGACTGTTGTCATCATCCTGG GGGCGTTTGTGGTCTGCTGGACACCAGGCCAGGTGGTACTGCTCCTGGATGGTTTAGGCTGTGAGTCCTGCAATGTCCTGGCTGTAGAAAAGTACTTCCTACTGTTGGCCGAGGCCAACTCACTGGTCAATGCTGCTGTGTACTCTTGCCGAGATGCTGAGATGCGCCGCACCTTCCGCCGACTTCTCTGCTGCGCATGCCTCCGCCAGTCCACCCGCGAGTCTGTCCACTATACATCCTCTGCCCAGGGAGGTGCCAGCACTCGCATCATGCTTCCCGAGAACGGCCACCCACTGATGGACTCCACCCTTTAG